Proteins from one Malaya genurostris strain Urasoe2022 chromosome 2, Malgen_1.1, whole genome shotgun sequence genomic window:
- the LOC131430991 gene encoding NADH dehydrogenase [ubiquinone] 1 alpha subcomplex subunit 2 — MRLSLFRAARLNPAVKELRLHLCQTGEASKGVREFISTQYAALKRENPKLPILVRECSGVQPRLWARYEMGQEKSVSLTNAAAADVAKHIDTLGK; from the exons ATGAGACTTTCCTTGTTTCGAGCAGCTCGATTGAATCCGGCGGTGAAGGAACTTCGTCTTCATCTATGTCAAACCGGCGAGGCATCCAAGGGAGTGCG TGAATTCATCAGCACTCAGTATGCGGCACTAAAGCGTGAAAATCCTAAATTACCGATTTTGGTTCGCGAATGTAGCGGGGTACAGCCGAGGCTGTGGGCTAGATACG AAATGGGACAAGAAAAATCAGTTTCTTTAACTAACGCAGCTGCTGCGGATGTTGCTAAACATATTGATACCCTTGGAAAGTAG
- the LOC131430987 gene encoding serine/arginine repetitive matrix protein 1-like, with translation MDRNMSGVGRLTRRSPSPSRGGPKLRMDRKPNHVRINDPSHPAGKRKEIDNVMRKARAFPNETWDKKLLEVEEKDPNRWRHTGFKKMYIEDDPSSSDSERGSTRFGNGPPMVRRSRSRSPRTPPLRHRRSPSPPMRKRRPLPVSPSPPPPMIRRRPVSLTPPPPEPVMKRRPRSPPPRMMRRQSPLEFHRKSPISVPDSPRRGPIRRMSPGPPPRPRTKRPPSPPPKMSRSPSMSSCSDESCSACSADERHRRTVRRSRSISGPRSRLRGATPPMAHVPKSRREVPGLRPMSPPPMDPRRKEPIPKVHRIDKDPRDRPSRPIPPPPPVERYRHPQTPESEKDPSPKPVRVAKHKPIQEEPRPAKVRHPKPSSAEVASASSSRKHKVKHVEKLRTRVKIEGEPKQRRPRSPSSGSEDSSSSESSLPRFTATTRLSLSERFGKMAQWSVDRSNMENMRITKNSSGGDLKVMIEEETEAPPPVRYTYSPAPAGHFPEELMTTGPSGLSSWDDVRVRYEYYKGRGYLRDLDLQDYIKWEEWWYKYQEWLKQERYYELWERSQMNRRRKKVPISQRLN, from the exons ATGGACCGTAACATGTCCGGCGTCGGTCGCCTCACGAGACGAAGTCCGTCGCCGTCGCGTGGCGGACCCAAGTTGCGTATGGACCGTAAACCCAATCATGTTCGGATTAATG atcctAGCCATCCGGCTGGCAAACGCAAGGAAATCGACAACGTTATGCGAAAGGCCCGTGCCTTTCCCAATGAAACTTGGGATAAAAAATTACTCGAGGTTGAGGAAAAAGATCCGAACCGTTGGCGTCACACTGGATTCAAAAAAATGTATATCGAAGATGATCCCAGCAGCTCGGACAGTGAACGTGGATCGACTCGTTTTGGGAACGGTCCACCGATGGTACGTCGCAGTCGTAGTCGATCACCGAGAACTCCGCCTCTTCGACACCGTCGCAGTCCATCACCTCCGATGCGAAAACGTCGTCCACTACCGGTTTCGCCTTCGCCACCACCGCCGATGATCCGACGGCGTCCTGTATCACTGACGCCGCCACCACCAGAACCGGTCATGAAAAGAAGACCCCGTTCACCACCGCCGCGCATGATGCGCCGCCAATCGCCACTGGAGTTTCACCGAAAATCACCGATCTCAGTGCCTGATTCACCTCGTCGTGGCCCCATTCGTAGAATGTCTCCGGGTCCTCCACCGAGACCGAGGACCAAGCGACCTCCGTCACCGCCACCTAAG ATGAGCCGATCTCCGTCAATGTCCAGCTGCTCAGATGAGTCTTGTTCTGCATGTTCCGCTGATGAAAGACATCGTCGTACAGTTCG CCGATCTCGTTCGATATCCGGTCCGCGTTCGCGTCTCCGCGGTGCCACGCCGCCAATGGCACATGTCCCGAAAAGTCGTCGCGAAGTTCCGGGACTTCGTCCGATGAGTCCGCCGCCGATGGATCCGCGTCGCAAGGAACCAATACCGAAGGTTCATCGCATCGATAAG GATCCACGCGATCGTCCATCGAGGCCCATTCCTCCGCCACCGCCGGTCGAGCGGTACCGACATCCACAAACGCCTGAATCAGAGAAGGATCCTTCGCCGAAGCCGGTGCGAGTCGCCAAGCACAAACCCATTCAGGAGGAGCCACGTCCGGCCAAGGTTCGCCATCCGAAACCGTCATCAGCGGAGGTGGCTTCGGCTAGTTCCAGCAGAAAGCACAAAGTTAAACATGTCGAAAAG TTGCGCACACGTGTCAAAATCGAAGGAGAACCGAAGCAGCGTCGTCCGCGTTCTCCGTCGTCCGGGTCCGAAGATTCATCCAGCAGCGAAAGTTCGCTGCCTAGATTTACCGCCACTACCCGGCTTTCGCTGTCGGAACGCTTCGGTAAGATGGCACAGTGGAGTGTCGACCGTAGCAACATGGAAAATATGCGAATCACGAAGAACAGTTCCGGTGGCGATTTGAAGGTAATGATCGAAGAAGAAACGGAAGCACCGCCACCGGTTCGGTACACTTACTCGCCCGCTCCTGCTGGACACTTCCCGGAAGAACTGATGACCACCGGACCGAGTGGACTTTCCTCCTGGGATGACGTTCGCGTGCGGTACGAGTACTACAAGGGTCGTGGCTATCTCAGAGACTTGGATCTGCAG GACTACATCAAATGGGAAGAATGGTGGTACAAGTATCAAGAGTGGTTGAAACAGGAACGCTACTACGAACTGTGGGAACGGTCACAGATGAATCGTCGCCGCAAAAAAGTGCCCATTTCGCAACGGCTTAATTGA
- the LOC131430988 gene encoding dual specificity mitogen-activated protein kinase kinase 4-like — MADQTNLNSTQDQVRGKFLPLDMNNANCDRKRPIKKLIFQPSPVGSFPSRTPPLPDKTRDRIKMQATGKLQIAANQIYDFTADDLIDEGEIGRGAFGAVNRMKFIQTDTVMAVKRIRSTVDEKEQKQLLMDLEVVMKSNDCNTIVTFYGALFKEGDCWICMELMDTSLDKFYKFICDCQHDRIPESILGQITLATVRALNYLKEELKIIHRDVKPSNILLKQNGDIKLCDFGISGQLVDSIARTKDAGCRPYMAPERIDPQRAKGYDVRSDVWSLGITLMEVATGKFPYPKWGSVFEQLSQVVEGDPPRLLPSYNGMEFSLDFVNFVNTCLIKDEKDRPKYSRLLQHAFIQRAERSHTDVAAYVSEVLESMANNGITPFTTNLPAERWNESFN; from the exons ATGGCGGATCAAACAAATCTGAACTCCACTCAGg atCAAGTTCGTGGCAAATTTCTGCCACTAGATATGAACAATGCGAACTGTGACCGGAAAAGACCGATAAAAAAGCTCATCTTTCAGCCGAGTCCAGTCGGGAGTTTTCCTTCGCGGACGCCTCCGCTTCCAGACAAAACAAGAGATCGGATAAAGATGCAAGCGACGGGAAAACTTCAGATTGCTGCCAATCAGATCTATGACTTCACAGCGGACGATCTAATAGACGAGGGAGAGATCGGTCGAGGAGCTTTCGGTGCCGTGAATCGTATGAAATTCATCCAAACGGACACGGTGATGGCCGTCAAACGGATCCGGTCAACGGTCGACGAAAAGGAACAGAAACAACTGCTGATGGATCTGGAGGTGGTCATGAAATCCAACGACTGCAACACAATCGTAACCTTCTACGGTGCGCTGTTCAAGGAGGGCGACTGTTGGATATGCATGGAATTGATGGACACTTCGTTGGATAAGTTCTATAAGTTTATCTGTGATTGTCAGCACGACCGGATCCCGGAGTCGATACTGGGTCAAATTACGTTGGCAACGGTgcgagctttgaactatttgaaggaGGAATTGAAAATCATCCATCGGGATGTTAAACCCAGCAACATCCTGCTGAAACAGAACGGAGACATTAAGCTGTGCGATTTTGGCATCTCCGGACAGCTGGTGGATTCGATTGCGCGGACCAAAGACGCTGGCTGTCGACCGTATATGGCG CCCGAACGAATCGATCCACAGCGCGCTAAGGGGTACGATGTACGGAGCGATGTTTGGTCTTTGGGAATTACTCTGATGGAAGTGGCCACCGGAAAATTTCCCTATCCCAAGTGGGGTTCCGTGTTCGAACAGCTATCACAG GTTGTCGAAGGAGATCCCCCGCGATTGTTACCATCCTACAACGGTATGGAGTTTTCGTTGGATTTTGTAAACTTTGTAAATACTTG CTTAATCAAGGACGAGAAGGACCGACCGAAGTACAGCAGACTGCTGCAGCACGCCTTCATCCAGCGAGCAGAGCGAAGCCACACCGACGTGGCGGCGTACGTGAGCGAGGTGCTCGAGTCTATGGCCAACAATGGCATTACACCTTTCACTACGAACCTGCCGGCAGAGCGTTGGAATGAAAGTTTCAACTAG
- the LOC131430989 gene encoding small ribosomal subunit protein uS9m yields MFGLAQIPMKSNSIRFAAELYTKIKLSSQSYTNGLPIRAYSEAVAENNDKISKAMKAYLDRAKEHDEFMSTQNVAFKLGKRHLANMMGADPETFSQADIDRSIQYLFPSGLYDAKAKPMMKPPELVIPQRKAAEFNQSGRPFHSMFYTGRPNYCKLLFQIVSNINELNDVEDQMRLKQASPDPTQKIDSAGYDWLSKDALEKILLENLCDTEYDNFIKAISRLNSHPYAYKKKSFLDKYCRPLLAKTHSDQIPKPLIDENGRSYITVYECLRKTARGDVTLLAPGKGTITINGHDITYFKDVQAREQVLFPLIFADMVEKVDVIANVAGGGFSSQSGAIRWGISMALRSFVDTETVDRMRIAGLLQRDYRRRERKKPGQAGARRKYTWKKR; encoded by the coding sequence ATGTTCGGCTTAGCGCAAATACCGATGAAATCTAATTCTATAAGATTTGCGGCAGAGTTATATACTAAAATAAAACTGAGTTCTCAAAGTTATACAAATGGTTTGCCGATTCGAGCGTATTCAGAAGCAGTGGCGGAGAATAACGACAAAATAAGCAAAGCAATGAAGGCGTATTTAGATCGTGCAAAGGAACATGATGAATTCATGAGTACACAAAATGtggcatttaaattaggaaaacgtCATCTCGCCAACATGATGGGAGCTGATCCTGAAACGTTTAGTCAGGCTGACATAGATAGATCAATACAGTATCTGTTTCCGTCGGGATTGTATGACGCCAAAGCTAAACCCATGATGAAGCCTCCGGAACTAGTGATTCCCCAGCGAAAAGCAGCTGAGTTCAATCAATCAGGACGACCATTCCATAGTATGTTTTACACTGGGAGACCAAATTATTGCAAACTACTCTTCCAGATAGTCAGTAACATTAATGAATTAAATGATGTAGAGGATCAAATGCGTTTGAAGCAAGCCTCTCCTGATCCAACACAGAAAATCGATTCTGCTGGTTACGATTGGCTGTCAAAGGATGCTTTAGAGAAAATCCTTCTTGAAAATCTCTGCGATACCGAATACGACAATTTCATCAAAGCAATATCTCGCCTTAACAGTCATCCTTATGCTTATAAAAAGAAATCGTTCCTTGACAAATATTGCAGGCCTCTATTGGCGAAAACTCATTCGGACCAAATACCAAAACCGCTGATAGACGAAAACGGCAGAAGCTATATTACAGTGTATGAGTGTTTGCGAAAGACTGCCCGGGGAGATGTAACTTTATTAGCACCCGGAAAAGGAACGATAACCATTAATGGACATGATATTACCTATTTCAAAGATGTCCAGGCCAGAGAACAGGTTTTATTTCCTTTGATTTTCGCCGACATGGTTGAAAAGGTAGACGTGATAGCGAATGTTGCCGGTGGTGGCTTTTCCAGCCAGTCTGGTGCAATTCGCTGGggtatttcaatggctttgagaAGTTTTGTCGACACCGAAACTGTTGATCGAATGAGAATAGCCGGTCTATTGCAACGTGACTATAGACGAAGAGAACGTAAAAAACCAGGTCAAGCAGGCGCTCGCCGGAAATATACATGGAAAAAGCGTTAG